ACCGGTATTCCATTGGAATTGGTACTGAGGAAGTCCGCCACTAACATTGATAGAAATGGAGGCATCATGGTTTCCATAACATGAAACATTTACAATATCAGTAATGGAAACATTTAGTTCGCTTGGTTGGTTTAGCAAAATTTCAAACTGTTCTGAGCAGTTCAAGGAATCTGTAATTGTAACAACATAAGTTCCGGCAGTTAAGTCGATAATATTTTGAGTTGTAGAATCGTTCGACCAAAGGAGGGATATAGGACCTTCTCCATTAATAATATTTGAAATATTGATATATCCATTACTGTCGTTGAAACAAGAAATTTCATAGCCATTATAAACACTAATGTTAAAATTTGCATCAATTTGTTGGTTTTGCATAATTTCAACTGAAATTGAATTTACGCAAAAAAGTGTGTCAGTAACTGTCAAATAATAGAATCCGGCAGGAATATTTGACAAATCTTCGCTTGTTTCGCCGTTTGACCAAATAAAACTGAAAGGCGTGGTTCCTCCGAAGGTGCTCACATCAATGCTTCCATTAGAAGTGCCAAAACAAACTGTGTTGGTTTCTAAATAGTCTAAAATGAGGATATCAGGTTCAGTAATAATAAAATTTTCTATGGTTTCGCAGTTATTAAAATCTGTGATGGTAACTTGATAGTTCGAGGCTGACAAAAATTCAACTGTTGCAAGAGTATCTCCGTTCGACCATAAAAATGAATATGGAATTGTTCCACCTGTGATTTGCAGAGCAATAGAACCATCCGACAAAGAATTGCAACTGACATTAGTAATATTGGAAGTTACAATTACCGAATCTGGTTGAGGAATCAAAAAACTATCACTTTTTGTGCAATTATTCTGGTCGTTAATTGTGATGAAATAATCTCCCGGATTTAAATTTGATATTTGATTAACGGTGGATCCATTCGACCAATTATATAAATATGGAGAAATCCCACCTGTGATTGCAATAAATATTTCTGCATTTGAAGTTCCATAGCAGATTAAGTTTGGGATATAAGCATTTATAATAATTGAATCCGGTTCACTGATGGAAACGCTATCTATATTTTCACAAAGATTATTGTCTGAAACGGTAACAAAATATGTATTTGCTGTCAAATTATAGATCGAATCTGAACTATTTCCGTTAGACCAAATAAATGTATATGGAGCATTTCCGCCAGAGATTTCAGCTTTTATTGTTCCGTTCGAATCATTATAGCATAATGCATCTGCAATATTAAAATTAAATTCTATTGAGTCGGGTTCAAAAATTTCTATACTATCGAGAATTACGCAGCCATTAACATCTTCTACACTTATTAGATATGTCCCGGCATAAAGATTTTGGATATCTTCATCGGTTTCGCTATTCGACCATATATACGAAAATGCTTGTGTTCCACCGGAAACTGACAAATCAATTGCTCCATTGTTTATGCCAAAACAACTAACATTTGAAGTATTAAAAGATAAACCGAGAGCACTTGGTTGAGTAATTGAAATACTCTCGCTGTACGAACAGTTATTTATATCTGAAACTGTCAAGGTGTAAATCCCTGCTATCAAATTTGATAAATCCTCGATGCTTACGCCATTCGACCAAATGTAGGAGTATGGCGAAGTCCCTCCGGAAACAGAAATATTCAATGAGCCATCTGATAATCCGTAGCAACTTACATTTTGTTGATTGTATAGAATTGCAATTTCTGAATTGGGTTGTTCAATAGTTAAGCTGTCTGAGATAGAACAATTGCCGGAATCGGTGATAGTTACATAATAATTCCCTGCCGGCAGTAAGGAAATATCTTCGGCAGTTTCTCCGTTCGACCAAGATGTTGAATATGATGGAGTTCCTCCCAATATTTGTAAATCAATGCTCCCTGTGGAATCATTAAAACAATTTACATTTGTTCCTTGAAGAAATGACAATAATGCTGAATCTGGTTGAGTAATAGTTATTGAATAAGTGCTTTCGCAGGAATTTGCATCATAAATGCTTACAAAATATGTTCCGCTTGAAAGATTGATCAAATCTTCATCAGTAAAACTATTAGACCATAAATATGAATATGGTGAAATTCCACCGCTTGCAGTAAGGTTTATATTTCCATCGGAAAAACCAAAACAAGAAATATTATCAACAACATAATTGGCAAATAATGAATCGGGTTGGAAAATTTCTATACTATCTTCACTGATACATCCAAAATTATCAGTTACTGTTACTGAATAATTTCCTATGGGCAGCGAATTTATATTATCGCTTGTTTGACCGGAAGACCATAAATAACTATACATAGCAACAGGATATCCTCCGGAAATTGTTGCACTTATTGAACCGCTTTGGTTTGAATAGCAATCAACATTTATTGCATCTAAATTTACCTGCAATATAGAACCAGGCTCCATAATAGGAAATGACTCAGTGTTTGTACAATTATTACCATCAATTACTGTAACACTATAATTTCCTGAAGGCAAATTCGATATTGAAAATAAAGTATCTCCTGTACTCCAATTGTATGAATACGGTAGTGTTCCACCTGAAACTATTGCGTGTGCAGTACCACTACTATCGCCACTAAAACATGTATTAAAAATGCCATTAATTGTAACAGATAGTTCTTCTAAAGGCTCGCTAAGAAATATACTATCTATAATGCTGCAATTATTATTATCACTAACTGTAATAATGTATGTGCCTGAATATAAATTACTAATAGCTGGATTTATTTGTCCGTTTGACCATAAAAAAGAGTATGGTGAACTTCCTCCGGTAATCAGAATTCCTGCCTCGCCTGTATTTATTCCGCTACAATTTAAATTTTGAGATGTCATTGCATATTCAATTGAATCCGGTTGAATAATTTCAAATGAATCTGTTGCTTGACAATTGAGCGAATCTGTTACAGTTATACTATAGGTTCCAATAGACAGATTTGAAATATTAGCAATGCTTTCTCCATTCGACCAATTGTAGTGATAAAGCAAATATCCATTTGTGGCAGTTATATCAATTTCGCCTGTAGCAGTTGCGTAGCAAGCAGCATTTGTAATATTTGCCTGAATATTTATGTTTCCATTTGACTCTAAAATTGGTGCAGTTTCAAAATCCTGACAACCATTAGCATCGGTAACTGTTAAATTGTAATATCCGGCCGAAAGTCCACTATGAGTAGCAGAACTTGTATTGTCCCACCAAAGATATGAATATGGCGATATTCCACCACTCACTAAAGCATGAGCAGTTCCGGCACTTGAGCCATAGCAAATCTGAAAAACTCCGGTAATTACTACATTAAGTTCGGGAGATTGTCCTACAACAATACTATCAGTTTTCTGGCAATTATTGTTGTCAGAAATTGTTATGTGATAATTTCCTGCATTAATATTTGATAAATCTTCGCTTGTGTGCCCATAGGTCCATGAATAAGTAAAAGGCGAAACTCCTCCCGAAACTGTCAAATCAAGAGAAGCTGAATTTTCTCCAAAGCAAATTGCATCGCTCACTAAGAATGTATTAGAAATTGAAGAATCGGCTTCAATGATCTCAAAAGTTTGAATAGTTTCGCATACAAAATTTGTAACTGTTACAGTGTAAAAACCTCCCGAGAGTCCATAAATATCTTCATTGGTTGAACCATTCGACCAAAAAAATATAGTTGGAAATGAAATATTAGCACCATTTACAGTAAGATCTATTTCTCCATCTGAGTCGCCAATACAAGTAACATTCTCAATATTTGCACTAAGCATTAATGCTGAACTTGTCTCAATAATTTGAATTGAATCTGTAGCGAGACAATCATTGTCGTCAGTTACGGAAACATAATATACTCCTGCCAACACGTCGAAGTTGAAACCAAAAGTTGAACTATCTGACCACAAATAATTATAGCCTGAAGTAGCGATCCCACCGCTAACATTTGTGAATAGTTTGGTTGTTTCGCCAAAGCAAACAATATTATCATTTGCAAAAATATTTACTTGCAAAAGTGGAGCTTCGTTTATTGTATAACTGTTTACTGTCGAATCTCCAAGAATGTCAGTAATAGTAACTGAATATATTCCGCCAGAAAGATTATAAATATTTTCTGATGTGTCGCCATTCGACCATAGGAAACTATATGGATTAGTGCCTCCCGATACGGATATTTCTATAAAACCATCGGCGAAACCATTGCACGAAACATGTGATATTGTGTCGGTAACTAACAATAATTCAACGGCTTGCAGCTTATTCTTGAAAAAAACATCAGTATGATTTGCCTGTGTATTAATAAATAAACTTATTAGAAGCAATATATTGTAAAACTTAATCATTCAATAAAATCAAAATTTGTTGTAAAAATATTGTCTTCAACGAGCTTATCTGATAAATGTTTTAATTTATTTTACCAAGCATAATAAAAACTACATTGAAGTTTTTTATCGAATTTGAAGACAAGTTTTCTTATGCTTTTTGTTGCTTTTGTATGTTAATATTTCTAATTTTTTTTTAGGCTAAATTATTTTTAAGATGATGAAAAATAATAGACTATTTTTTTGTTGTCAATTGACACAATTAGCAATTGCAAAATACACCTGTAGCTTTATAGGAAAAATAAAATTTATAAAAATTTGCAGAAGATATGATTAAAATTGAATATTTTTTTTAGATTTGTAGCAATTCAATTTTTATGTCAAATAAATGATAAGAAATATTGCAAATAATTTATTTTTTAAGCTTAATAAAGGAAAATGCACATGCTTAACAACTTGTTATACAGGGTGTTACCCCCCCCCATCCATATTTTCAATTAATAGGGAAGCTTGATTTATTAAGAGTTTTATATCCTTCAATATACGCTATTAATAAATTCTTCCTAATAGAAGAAAAAGTATTTCCGAAAAAACTTAATATACTTTTCAAGAAAAAATTGAAAGATATTTTTTCACGAGTAATAAACATATTTGTTTTGAAGAAAAATAAATTTGTGAATTGAGCTCAAATAGAGTTAGTAAGTTTATTTGATGAAATCTACCAAAAAAATAAATAGTTAAATAAATTTCTTTTTGAGCATGACAAAATACTATTGAAAAAAACACTGGCAGTTTCTGTTGTATAACCATTCAAAACTATAAACCAACATTAGTTTATATGCAACACATGGCAGTATTTTGTTTTTTAGGTCATGTAAGTTTGACTTTAAGTTTTTAAGCCAAAACTAATACGTATGCAGTTTATGCACTATTTATTTCCAAAAGTTTCTGAAATTTTTGGATAATTTTAAAACTATTAAATTTAACAAAATGAAAAAATATTTAATTCTTAGTTTATTAATAATACTAGCTAATAGTCATATTGCTCAGGTAGCTACATGTTCATCAACACAGGGAAGTTATGATGCCAATAACAACTATCGGGACATAATTTATATTGAAGGAGATGCCAATGGCAAAAGAGATAATCTTAGCTTTTCTAATATTATTGGCTCAAATAGTAATAGTGATGGTTATACCATTATTATTAATAAAAATAATATTCCTGTAGTTATTGATGGAGAACCAGATGGTGGATATAATTTTTGCATACGATTTATCAATTGTACAAATTTTGTTTTAACAAGTAGCACTACAACTTCAGATCCATATGGTATAAAACTATATGCAATTAGAGATAATGGGACTACTTACGCTAATGGAATAACATTTGATGGAAGGTGTTTCAATTATATAATTGAAAATATTGAGATCTATAATGATCCGGATGCCGCATTAGATGGAGATAATGATAATGTTGGTATATATATTAATGACCCACATCCTTATTATCATGTGAATAATGTGCAATGTAATTCTCAAAATATGTTTGTTCGATGGGGAAATTATATAGATTTGACTACTAATACATTTACAGAAGGATATTTTATTGAAAATGTTATTATTAGAAACAATAAAATCTATAATATGGGTAAGGAAGGAATGTATATCGGATATTCATCACCATATGAGTATGAAATATTAACTTGTGGAGGGACAGATTATAAAATATTCTGGCCTGAACTAAAAAATATACAAGTCTATTCAAATACTATTGAGAATACTGGAGCAACAGGTATAAAAATATCTAATGATAGTCTTGGGATATTTGTTCATGATAATATAATAAAAAACTATGGGCTAAAAGACGGTGGGAATAATGCAGGTATTTGGATTGGAGGTGGTACTTATCAGGCTTCGTTTTATAACAACTGGATTGAAAATGGCACCGGAGAAGGTATTGGTTCAAAGGGTGCCTATTATATAGATATCTTCAACAATATAATAAAAGATGCAGGTAGTGTCCCAAATACAGACAATGGTCATGGAATATATATCAACTGGTTACAATCTACACCTATCTACACAGATGATAGAGGTTATAGAATATACAATAACACAATCGTAAATCCTGAGGAAGATGGAATATTCGTAGAACATTCATGGTTTTCAGGAAAAAAAATATATAATAATATTATTGTTTATGATTCTTCAAATGATGCAATTGATATCAGTGGACAAGGCGATTGGACAATTTTTGATAATTATCATACCACTACAATCTCAACTGTTGTTTTCGTTGACCATGTTAATTCTAACTATAATCTATCAATTTACTCGCCTTGTATTGATAATGCCTATAATATTGGATTAGATTTTGATTATAACAATAATTTCAGACCAAGTTGTTATGGTACAGATAAAGGAGCGTTAGAGTCTAAAATATTACGATGGGAGTATCAAACTACAGGTGCACCACATACAATTGTTATAGGACCAACATCCAGTATTTCAAAAGTAGATTTGAGTACAAATCAGCAAACAGATATTGAACAAGGAGATGTTATTGGAGTTTTCTATTCCGATAGTGAAGGGAATATGGCTTGTGGAGGATATGCTACTTGGGACCTTACAAACGGTGCAACTGTAATTGCCTATGGAGAATCTATTGCAGGAGAAGATGATGGTTTTGTTAATGGAGAAACTATGACATGGGTAATTCATGATGCAGATGAAAATGTTGAATATTCAGCTTGGCCAATTGATGATAATAACAGTGTTATTGATTACAGTGCGAATAGTAGTTCAACACTTGTGAAATTAAAGTCTGCCTGTCAGGAAATTGAACTTGAAAAAACATGGGATTTGATTTCAACTTATATAGATCCATTATGTCCTGAAATTGAATATGTTTTAAAAGACATTGAGCCTTATGTAAATGAAGTTCAACGATATGACAATGGAGTACCTGATATAAAATATTATAAACCCGAAATAGAGAATGATATAAATGATATTCAAATAGGTGAAGGTTTTAAAATAAGTATGAACAACCTTAATCAAACACTTACATTATATGGTGCTAAAGTGCCATACTATCACGATATTACATTGGAATCAACTAAAGATTATTTTGGCTATTTAAAGTATAATGAGGCAGAAATCGAAAATATGTTAAGCGATGT
The window above is part of the Bacteroidota bacterium genome. Proteins encoded here:
- a CDS encoding T9SS type B sorting domain-containing protein, with translation MIKFYNILLLISLFINTQANHTDVFFKNKLQAVELLLVTDTISHVSCNGFADGFIEISVSGGTNPYSFLWSNGDTSENIYNLSGGIYSVTITDILGDSTVNSYTINEAPLLQVNIFANDNIVCFGETTKLFTNVSGGIATSGYNYLWSDSSTFGFNFDVLAGVYYVSVTDDNDCLATDSIQIIETSSALMLSANIENVTCIGDSDGEIDLTVNGANISFPTIFFWSNGSTNEDIYGLSGGFYTVTVTNFVCETIQTFEIIEADSSISNTFLVSDAICFGENSASLDLTVSGGVSPFTYSWTYGHTSEDLSNINAGNYHITISDNNNCQKTDSIVVGQSPELNVVITGVFQICYGSSAGTAHALVSGGISPYSYLWWDNTSSATHSGLSAGYYNLTVTDANGCQDFETAPILESNGNINIQANITNAACYATATGEIDITATNGYLLYHYNWSNGESIANISNLSIGTYSITVTDSLNCQATDSFEIIQPDSIEYAMTSQNLNCSGINTGEAGILITGGSSPYSFLWSNGQINPAISNLYSGTYIITVSDNNNCSIIDSIFLSEPLEELSVTINGIFNTCFSGDSSGTAHAIVSGGTLPYSYNWSTGDTLFSISNLPSGNYSVTVIDGNNCTNTESFPIMEPGSILQVNLDAINVDCYSNQSGSISATISGGYPVAMYSYLWSSGQTSDNINSLPIGNYSVTVTDNFGCISEDSIEIFQPDSLFANYVVDNISCFGFSDGNINLTASGGISPYSYLWSNSFTDEDLINLSSGTYFVSIYDANSCESTYSITITQPDSALLSFLQGTNVNCFNDSTGSIDLQILGGTPSYSTSWSNGETAEDISLLPAGNYYVTITDSGNCSISDSLTIEQPNSEIAILYNQQNVSCYGLSDGSLNISVSGGTSPYSYIWSNGVSIEDLSNLIAGIYTLTVSDINNCSYSESISITQPSALGLSFNTSNVSCFGINNGAIDLSVSGGTQAFSYIWSNSETDEDIQNLYAGTYLISVEDVNGCVILDSIEIFEPDSIEFNFNIADALCYNDSNGTIKAEISGGNAPYTFIWSNGNSSDSIYNLTANTYFVTVSDNNLCENIDSVSISEPDSIIINAYIPNLICYGTSNAEIFIAITGGISPYLYNWSNGSTVNQISNLNPGDYFITINDQNNCTKSDSFLIPQPDSVIVTSNITNVSCNSLSDGSIALQITGGTIPYSFLWSNGDTLATVEFLSASNYQVTITDFNNCETIENFIITEPDILILDYLETNTVCFGTSNGSIDVSTFGGTTPFSFIWSNGETSEDLSNIPAGFYYLTVTDTLFCVNSISVEIMQNQQIDANFNISVYNGYEISCFNDSNGYINISNIINGEGPISLLWSNDSTTQNIIDLTAGTYVVTITDSLNCSEQFEILLNQPSELNVSITDIVNVSCYGNHDASISINVSGGLPQYQFQWNTGSSDESLDNLGIGDYYLVVYDLNSCKDSTEIITISQPNPLLLNLEVFQKISCFDYEDGIIVSNISGGNEPYNFLWSNGQIESNISNIATGEFSLEIIDSNNCETNASIFLDQPAEIIINAEIQNASCVDNYDAYIALSVDSGFAPYSYQWSIGEQTDSIFDLISGFYEVTVSDLNNCSKTNEFEIIYENENCLSIPSVFTPNADGYHDEWEITNIHLYQNAVVEIYNRWSKLIFKSVGNYDNNKWDGKYEGKNLPIDAYFYIIDLKNGTAIIKGDVSIIR
- a CDS encoding T9SS type A sorting domain-containing protein, translating into MKKYLILSLLIILANSHIAQVATCSSTQGSYDANNNYRDIIYIEGDANGKRDNLSFSNIIGSNSNSDGYTIIINKNNIPVVIDGEPDGGYNFCIRFINCTNFVLTSSTTTSDPYGIKLYAIRDNGTTYANGITFDGRCFNYIIENIEIYNDPDAALDGDNDNVGIYINDPHPYYHVNNVQCNSQNMFVRWGNYIDLTTNTFTEGYFIENVIIRNNKIYNMGKEGMYIGYSSPYEYEILTCGGTDYKIFWPELKNIQVYSNTIENTGATGIKISNDSLGIFVHDNIIKNYGLKDGGNNAGIWIGGGTYQASFYNNWIENGTGEGIGSKGAYYIDIFNNIIKDAGSVPNTDNGHGIYINWLQSTPIYTDDRGYRIYNNTIVNPEEDGIFVEHSWFSGKKIYNNIIVYDSSNDAIDISGQGDWTIFDNYHTTTISTVVFVDHVNSNYNLSIYSPCIDNAYNIGLDFDYNNNFRPSCYGTDKGALESKILRWEYQTTGAPHTIVIGPTSSISKVDLSTNQQTDIEQGDVIGVFYSDSEGNMACGGYATWDLTNGATVIAYGESIAGEDDGFVNGETMTWVIHDADENVEYSAWPIDDNNSVIDYSANSSSTLVKLKSACQEIELEKTWDLISTYIDPLCPEIEYVLKDIEPYVNEVQRYDNGVPDIKYYKPEIENDINDIQIGEGFKISMNNLNQTLTLYGAKVPYYHDITLESTKDYFGYLKYNEAEIENMLSDVVSDIMYVKDDDVFIYFPGILNTIEWMKPGEGYYCHLLSSQNITLNYPSGTKSHSLPMEKSEVAYYTDYYKTYNTMGLGLMLDSWDNMPENGDEIGVFDSQGMLCGAAVYENNNMVFLVHGDDKSTNIKEGLLENEEFTIRVYNSFSGIEREFEVAEWIEGSEKYEDDGISIAGKMQEIVPESIVFCKIFPNPCKDSFTVNFYLPTKESIKVDLFDMFGSKVDNIISKELTKGYHSYNYQISSLSKGTYFVKLSSESFNATKKIILM